GCCGACGCCGAACTCGAGTCCTACCACGTCGACGCCGTCACGGGCGGCACGGACGCCGTCGTGACCGTCGAAGTGACGATGGCGCGGGACGATCGGTCGGTGACCGTCGCCCGCAGCGAGGCCGACATCACGCGCGCGAGCGTCGAAGCGATGGTCGACGCGCTCGATCGGCTGCTCGCGACGGACCGGCAACCGCTCACGCCGGCCGACGACTAAGAGCGGGCGGCGAGAACCGGGACGGAAGAGGGCACGATTCGGATTCGGATTCGGATTCGGATTCGGATTCGGATTCGAATTCGCATTCGTTTTTCCGCGGTTCGAACGCGAGCCCCTGACTCGAGTCAGTCGGCCGCTCTCCGATCGGGTGCGATACTGCGAGCAGTCGTTCAGTGGAACGGCTGCCGACTGAGCAGGCCCCAGGGATCGAACAGGTACACGGCGGCGAGAAACAGCGCGACGAGAATCACGACCAGCCGCGCGATCAGTCCGGCCGACAGGCTGCCGTCCAACTCGAGGGTCGTAGCCATCAGCCCGGCGACGGCGATCCAGATGGTGCCGACGACGATGCGGTCGCGAGCGTTCATACCCGAGTGTTCGACCGGACGGTAATGAAGGCCCCGTCCTGCGGCGGTCCTCGGACCGCGGACCGCTGACCGCGGACCGCGGCGCGGTCAGTACAGGCCGCCGTCGACCGTCTCGTCGTCGAGGACGTTCTTTCGGTTGTCGACCATGCCGACCTCCTCGTAGGAGACCGGACCGGGGACCTGCTCGGCCTCCGACCCCGGCTCGTTCCCGATATAGAGGACGTTCGGATGGGTGTCGTACTCCTCGAGGAGCCGGTACGTCGAGTCGGCATCGCCGAACTCGCCCGCCAGGAGTTGCGACGCTTCCTCCTCGGTCATGCCGTCGCCGCCCTCCTCGTCGGCCGGCTCCTGTTCGCCCTCGAGGATCGCGATCGCTTCCTGTATCTCCTCGTCGTCGTCGGTCGCCTGATTCCGCGCCCGGGCGAGCGGGACGTTCTCGACGTACTGTTGGGGATCGCTCTCGGGGTCGTTCATGTCGCCGAACTGGATCGCGCCGGGCGGGCAGGCCTGCTCGCAGGCGGTCGTCCCGACAAGGTCTTCGCCCATCTGGCCGTCCTGTCGGGCCGGGTCGAAGACGCACTTCTGCATGACCCCGCGGGGACCGCGGCCGCTGACCCAGCGGTCGCGCTGGTCGTACATCATCTCCTCGTCCAACTCCTCCGCGTCGACGTTCGGTTCGTTCCACTGGAAGTAGTTGACGCCGTACGGACAGGCGACCTGGCAGTACCGGCAGCCGATGCAGACGTCGTAGTCGGTCAGGACGAGCCCGCCCTGATCTCGCGTGTGACGGGCCGTCGTCGGACAGACCTTCTCGCAGGGCGCGTCCGTGCAGTGCTGGCACGGCCGGACGATGTAGTTGAAGTCCCGCGTCGACTCGAAGTCGTCCGGCTCCGGGGATTCGACGGTCCCGTCCTCGTAGGCCAGGACGTACATCCAGTTGGCGCCCTCGTCCCAGTTGTGCTCGGCGTTGCACGCGACGACGCAGGAGAGACAGCCGTCGCAGGAGTCGAGGTCGATGGCCATGCCCCACTGGGTTTCGTCGCCGCCGTGGCCCTCCCCCTCGCCGCCGCTTTCGTTTCCGCTCTCGTTCTGGCTCTCGTTTTGAGCGGCCACGTTGGGCTCCGCGTCGGCGCCGTCGCTGGTCGCGCTCCACGCGCCGAAGCCGAAGATGCCGGCGCCAGCACCCATCTTCTTCATCATGTCGCGCCGGGATTCGTCGCCCAGACCGAACCGTGAGAGCGTCCGCTCGAACCGACCCTCCTCCTCGCGCTTCGCTTCG
The DNA window shown above is from Halopiger xanaduensis SH-6 and carries:
- a CDS encoding 4Fe-4S ferredoxin N-terminal domain-containing protein, with amino-acid sequence MSPRDEDASDDGFHPLGEAAEEEFEKMLEDTEYDAELGMEMARDAMRVTKGELSDEAFYDRYHEDVMEEFGEDSRPMAEEIEAKREEEGRFERTLSRFGLGDESRRDMMKKMGAGAGIFGFGAWSATSDGADAEPNVAAQNESQNESGNESGGEGEGHGGDETQWGMAIDLDSCDGCLSCVVACNAEHNWDEGANWMYVLAYEDGTVESPEPDDFESTRDFNYIVRPCQHCTDAPCEKVCPTTARHTRDQGGLVLTDYDVCIGCRYCQVACPYGVNYFQWNEPNVDAEELDEEMMYDQRDRWVSGRGPRGVMQKCVFDPARQDGQMGEDLVGTTACEQACPPGAIQFGDMNDPESDPQQYVENVPLARARNQATDDDEEIQEAIAILEGEQEPADEEGGDGMTEEEASQLLAGEFGDADSTYRLLEEYDTHPNVLYIGNEPGSEAEQVPGPVSYEEVGMVDNRKNVLDDETVDGGLY